The Candidozyma auris chromosome 1, complete sequence genome includes a region encoding these proteins:
- a CDS encoding isoleucine--tRNA ligase ISM1, with protein MFQDYLLLRFSIRSLTSTCKSQSSYSKSLLLPKTDFSPRIPKGKDREELLKQCGKDLYLRQLESPKSSEDFILHDGPPYANGDLHLGHALNKILKDIINRFELIHNGKKINYRPGWDCHGLPIEMKAVKNSIDLKSVEVRKLCRELADSMIQRQREQFQEFAIMTDFDEPYVTMTHDYEASQLKIFLKLFENGLLTRQLKPVWWGCETQTALAEAELEYNPDHKSVAIFVKFPLVKSGIFANIDNNVNLLIWTSTPWTIPANKAICVHKDIEYTSLRHKENGERVVVAKDLVDSLLKYDESYERDDSMTFMGRDLEGLFYENPLSKGKFPIVHGSHVSSNAGTGLVHTAPAHGMEDYLIGRKHNLEIASSVDEKGHFVSEAIPYGFEELAGKYANVKASIMKVIELLHSNGMLYHMNKSYKHSYPYDWRSKTPVVQRATPQWFVNVEKIKESAIKSLDKVEFVPPSGINRLKAFVQNRSEWCISRQRSWGVPFPIVYHKETHEPIEDTSIIRYTIDKISEFGTDPWFEDEDDISRWLPSDIDGNKYYKGKDTMDVWFDSGTSWSTLSNNLEASFVSESPLADVYLEGSDQHRGWFQSSLLNKIIASTNDGKNFKPVAPFNKIITHGFLLDKKNKKMSKSLGNVILPSQVIDGGGKPLVPALGIDGLRLWVASSTYTSDVNVSVEVFQRLLENVKKNRVTFKFLLGNLHEFTVADRIEHSKLNSIDKWVLSRIHQLEKKVVAHYSTYNFAGAVRELNSHISELSGYYFDISKDCLYTDKENSHRRRSIQTVLEQILKTLIGLWAPIQPLIAQEAWQLYAKQMHIEEASPFMMPWSFFQVPEEAKRLDVENEFMELWKIRDALYKELEQLRKEGHYKNKLEVELFLQTDGDASKKLIEKHKEFLDDYFLVSRVTVGACEVPSSEGPSREFAVENFAQGSVKIKVQQSCSRKCPRCWKYIAERDDEPCHKCTSVLG; from the coding sequence ATGTTCCAAGACTATCTTCTTCTACGATTTTCTATAAGGAGCTTGACGAGTACGTGCAAATCACAAAGCTCATATTCGAAATCGTTGCTTCTCCCGAAAACAGACTTTTCACCACGAATCCCAAAAGGCAAGGATAGAGAAGAGCTCCTCAAGCAATGTGGGAAAGATCTATATCTCAGACAATTGGAAAGCCCAAAAAGCTCAGAGGATTTCATTCTTCATGATGGACCACCTTATGCGAATGGGGACTTGCATCTAGGACATGCTCTTAACAAGATTCTCAAGGATATTATCAACAGATTCGAGTTGATACACAATGGTAAAAAGATCAATTACAGACCTGGCTGGGATTGCCACGGGCTTCCCATTGAAATGAAGGCCGTAAAGAATCTGATTGATCTCAAGTCTGTTGAGGTACGCAAACTCTGTCGTGAATTGGCCGATAGCATGATCCAGAGACAAAGAGAGCAGTTCCAAGAGTTTGCCATAATGACAGACTTCGACGAGCCATATGTGACTATGACTCATGACTATGAGGCTTCCCaactcaaaatttttctcaagTTATTTGAAAATGGTCTATTGACCAGACAATTAAAACCTGTTTGGTGGGGATGCGAGACACAGACAGCATTAGCAGAAGCAGAGTTGGAATACAACCCAGACCACAAGTCTGTAGCCATATTTGTGAAATTTCCCTTGGTCAAGTCCGGAATATTTGCCAACATTGATAATAATGtcaatctcttgatttGGACATCCACTCCGTGGACTATCCCAGCCAACAAAGCTATTTGTGTCCATAAAGACATAGAGTATACTTCATTAAGGCATAAAGAGAATGGAGAGAGAGTCGTTGTGGCGAAGGATTTGGTAGACTCCTTGCTAAAGTATGATGAAAGTTATGAACGAGATGATCTGATGACTTTTATGGGTAGGGATTTGGAGGGTCTCTTTTACGAAAACCCCTTAAGCAAAGGAAAGTTTCCCATCGTCCATGGAAGTCACGTCTCGTCGAATGCTGGCACAGGCTTGGTTCACACAGCTCCGGCACATGGTATGGAAGACTATCTTATTGGCAGAAAGCACAATCTCGAAATAGCTTCTTCGGTGGACGAGAAGGGCCATTTCGTGTCGGAGGCTATTCCTTATggttttgaagagcttgctGGGAAGTATGCGAATGTTAAGGCTTCAATCATGAAGGtcattgagcttcttcattcaAATGGTATGCTCTACCACATGAACAAACTGTACAAACATTCTTACCCCTACGACTGGAGATCAAAGACACCTGTAGTGCAAAGGGCCACTCCGCAATGGTTTGTGAATGTtgagaaaatcaaggaaCTGGCTATAAAGCTGTTAGATAAAGTTGAGTTTGTGCCTCCTCTGGGTATCAACAGACTCAAAGCATTCGTTCAAAATAGAAGCGAGTGGTGTATTTCTCGCCAAAGATCATGGGGTGTTCCATTCCCAATTGTCTACCACAAAGAAACTCACGAGCCAATCGAGGACACCTCCATTATTCGTTATACCATCGACAAGATTTCAGAATTCGGAACGGATCCCTGGTTTGAGGACGAAGATGATATTTCTCGATGGCTTCCGTCTGATATTGATGGCAACAAGTACTACAAGGGTAAGGACACAATGGATGTATGGTTTGATTCAGGCACTTCGTGGTCCACACTTTCGAACAATCTTGAGGCATCTTTTGTTTCAGAAAGTCCATTAGCTGACGTCTACTTGGAAGGCAGTGATCAACATAGAGGATGGTTTCAGCTGTCACTCCTCAATAAGATTATTGCCTCCACTAATGATGGCAAAAACTTCAAGCCTGTCGCTCCTTTTAATAAGATCATCACGCACGGAttccttcttgacaagaagaacaagaaaatgtcGAAGTCATTGGGAAACGTGATCCTCCCACTGCAAGTTATAGACGGTGGAGGAAAACCCCTTGTTCCGGCGTTGGGTATTGATGGTCTTCGACTTTGGGTCGCTTCCTCCACATATACTTCAGATGTCAATGTGAGTGTCGAGGTGTTTCAAAGATTGCTTGagaatgtcaagaagaatagAGTAactttcaaattcttgctCGGTAACCTTCACGAGTTCACCGTCGCTGACCGCATTGAGCATTCGAAATTAAACAGCATAGATAAATGGGTACTTTCCCGTATCCATCAactcgagaagaaggtggtcGCTCACTATAGTACATATAACTTTGCAGGAGCTGTGAGAGAACTCAACTCACACATCAGTGAGCTTAGTGGCTACTATTTTGATATTTCAAAGGATTGTCTCTACACAGATAAAGAAAATTCACATAGGAGACGAAGCATCCAAACAGTGTTGGAACAAATCTTGAAAACACTTATTGGTCTCTGGGCCCCAATCCAGCCCTTGATTGCACAAGAGGCTTGGCAGCTTTACGCTAAGCAGATGCATATCGAGGAAGCTTCACCATTTATGATGCCATGGAGCTTCTTTCAGGTTCCTGAGGAGGCAAAGCGTCTAGATGTGGAAAACGAGTTCATGGAATTGTGGAAAATCAGGGACGCCTTATACAAGGAATTAGAACAATTGAGAAAGGAGGGCCATTACAAGAATAAATTGGAAGTTGAGTTGTTTTTGCAAACGGATGGAGATGCCTCAAAGAAACTTATTGAGAAACACAAAGAATTCTTGGATGACTACTTTTTGGTTTCGAGAGTGACAGTTGGCGCCTGCGAGGTGCCCTCCAGTGAGGGTCCTTCGAGAGAGTTCGCCGTGGAAAATTTCGCTCAGGGAAGCGTGAAAATCAAAGTCCAACAGTCATGCTCGAGAAAATGTCCTAGGTGTTGGAAATACATTGCTGAGCGTGATGATGAGCCTTGTCATAAGTGTACCAGCGTGTTGGGCTGA
- the CIT1 gene encoding citrate (Si)-synthase: protein MSLRSFQRSALKRALQTRTYASEPTLKARFAEILPEKIEEVKQLKKEHGKTVIGEVLLEQAYGGMRGIKGLVWEGSVLDPIEGIRFRGRTIPDIQKELPKGPGGNEPLPEALFWLLLTGEVPTEAQTKALSEELAARSALPKHVEELIDRSPSHLHPMAQFSIAVTALESESQFAKAYAKGVPKTEYWKYTYEDSIELLAKLPNIAARIYRNVFHDGKLAGEVSKDLDYGANLATLLGFGENKEFVELMRLYLTIHSDHEGGNVSAHTTHLVGSALSSPFLSLSAGLNGLAGPLHGRANQEVLEWLFKLKEDLKGDISKEAIEKYLWDTLNSGRVVPGYGHAVLRKTDPRYTAQREFALKHMPDYDLFKLVSNIYEVAPGVLTKHGKTKNPWPNVDSHSGVLLQYYGLTEESFYTVLFGVSRAFGVLPQLIIDRGLGAPIERPKSFSTEKYIELVKNIGKN, encoded by the exons ATGTCTCTCCGTTCCTTCCAACGTTCCGCTTTGAAGAGAGCCTTGCAAACCAGAACCTATGCTTCTGAGCCA ACTTTGAAGGCTCGTTTCGCCGAGATCTTGccagagaagattgaggaAGTCAAACAATTGAAAAAAGAGCACGGCAAAACC GTGATTGGTGAAGTTCTTTTGGAACAGGCATACGGTGGTATGCGTGGTATCAAGGGCCTTGTCTGGGAAGGTTCCGTTTTGGACCCTATTGAGGGTATTCGTTTCAGAGGCAGAACCATTCCAGACATCCAGAAGGAGTTGCCAAAGGGACCAGGCGGCAATGAGCCATTGCCAGAGGCTTTGTTCTGGTTGTTGTTGACTGGTGAGGTGCCAACCGAGGCCCAGACCAAAGCTCTCTCTGAGGAGTTGGCTGCCAGATCTGCTTTGCCAAAGCACGTTGAGGAATTGATCGACAGATCTCCTTCTCACTTGCACCCAATGGCCCAGTTCTCCATTGCCGTGACTGCTTTGGAATCTGAGTCCCAGTTTGCTAAGGCTTACGCCAAGGGTGTTCCAAAGACCGAGTACTGGAAGTACACCTACGAGGACTCCATTGAgttgttggccaagttgccAAACATTGCCGCTAGAATCTACAGAAACGTTTTCCACGACGGCAAGTTGGCTGGCGAGGTTTCCAAGGACTTGGACTACGGtgccaacttggccacTTTGCTCGGTTTTGGCGAGAACAAGGAGTTTGTTGAGTTGATGAGATTGTACTTGACCATCCACTCTGACCATGAGGGTGGTAACGTGTCTGCCCACACCACCCACTTGGTTGGTTCCGCCTTGTCCTCTCCATTTTTGTCTCTCTCTGCCGGTTTGAACGGTTTGGCTGGTCCTTTGCACGGTAGAGCCAACCAGGAGGTCTTGGAGTGgttgttcaagttgaaggaagacTTGAAGGGCGACATCTCCAAGGAGGCCATCGAGAAGTACTTGTGGGACACTCTTAACTCTGGCAGAGTTGTTCCAGGCTACGGTCACGCTGTGTTGAGAAAGACTGACCCTCGTTACACTGCTCAAAGAGAGTTTGCCTTGAAGCACATGCCTGACTAcgacttgttcaagttggtTTCTAACATCTACGAGGTTGCTCCAGGTGTGTTGACCAAGCACGGTAAGACCAAGAACCCATGGCCAAATGTGGACTCCCACTCTGGTGTCTTGTTGCAGTACTACGGTTTGACTGAGGAGTCCTTCTACACCGTTTTGTTTGGTGTTTCTAGAGCCTTCGGTGTCTTGCCTCAGTTGATCATTGACCGTGGTCTTGGTGCCCCAATTGAGAGACCAAAGTCCTTCTCCACCGAAAAGTACAttgagttggtgaagaacaTTGGTAAAAACTAA
- the DEM1 gene encoding Dem1p, with product MGRKLTFRVPRHTSKPPRPLIVSDRAATLSLLFSIQKQTDAYTPELVNPAVYRVLQKFDRPPTSLLYIPRNLQPSPFEYYCTVNEGDSSFQTEPRLSVTKLLTGSWCELQLFYDVYAGSRKKQQTTRLTEGSEYHDKLEKEEHALADLTGAEAELAEVAAKHSEEDTLYLGRNLSSAIWCKANTEHVIKRGINLAHTRHAREVAVHAYVNLETGNLATEEDQFKDSVLVNGIADIVQFEPKNKETTGGNSDISADNLLQEFSGLSLSSQVWDLSRLIPEAEEELQRDYQKYNIQVRDVKTRGTKSLPKSKSQLNAARLQCMYYTRFLRNLMRNQDFAYASYQENARRRQVDPDSHIGEAHATVLLLQNFEALALDYVRLAKGEDIGYETHDSIMREMYSSEEEAIRLNYNLSRFISEEQFRSFLRVVYGDDLASDEVDISPLFNSWRYPLTARFFSARSAQIFYTLRQYESSTVCVDYHHAKSSTLISSLEYPYHVKEVNAALKDAAMFWSGKRQPRGTDSEFKCQNCDYRSRCPVLNRQSQQSIGALIYHDLLS from the coding sequence ATGGGCAGAAAGTTGACATTCAGAGTGCCCAGGCACACATCCAAGCCGCCACGCCCACTTATAGTCTCAGACAGAGCAGCTACACTACTGCTTTTGTTCTCCATTCAGAAACAAACAGATGCATATACTCCAGAGTTGGTCAACCCTGCTGTGTATAGGGTTTTGCAAAAGTTTGATCGTCCTCCAACGTCGCTTCTATATATTCCCAGAAACCTCCAGCCGTCGCCATTTGAGTATTATTGCACGGTGAACGAAGGagactcttcttttcaaacaGAGCCACGTTTACTGGTAACAAAGCTCTTGACGGGACTGTGGTGTGAGCTTCAATTGTTTTACGATGTGTACGCTGGCCTGCGCAAGAAACAGCAAACTACACGTTTAACTGAAGGATCGGAATACCACGACaaattggagaaggaggaacATGCTTTGGCAGACTTAACTGGCGCTGAAGCAGAATTGGCGgaagtggctgcaaaacacTCGGAGGAAGACACTTTGTACTTGGGCAGAAACCTCAGTCTGGCAATCTGGTGTAAAGCAAACACAGAACACGTTATCAAAAGAGGCATAAATTTGGCACACACAAGACACGCTAGAGAAGTTGCAGTCCACGCATATGTCAACTTGGAGACTGGCAACTTGGctacagaagaagatcaattCAAAGACAGTGTACTCGTAAACGGTATTGCAGATATTGTGCAGTTTGAGCCTAAGAACAAGGAGACGACAGGGGGCAACTCCGATATATCTGCCgacaatcttcttcaagaatttaGCGGCTTGTCACTTTCGTCTCAAGTGTGGGACTTGAGTCGCCTAATTccagaggcagaggaggagcttCAAAGAGACTATCAAAAGTACAACATTCAAGTAAGAGACGTTAAGACAAGGGGAACGAAGTCCTTACCCAAAAGCAAGCTGCAATTAAATGCAGCCAGATTACAATGCATGTATTATACTCGATTTCTTCGcaacttgatgagaaaCCAGGACTTTGCATACGCTTCTTATCAGGAAAACGCAAGACGTCGGCAAGTCGACCCTGACAGTCATATTGGCGAGGCTCATGCAACAGTTCTCTTGCTCCAGAATTTTGAAGCGCTTGCATTAGACTATGTTCGCCTCGCAAAGGGGGAGGACATTGGATACGAAACTCACGACTCAATCATGAGAGAAATGTATAGCAGCGAAGAGGAGGCCATCCGGCTAAACTACAATCTTTCACGGTTTATCAGCGAGGAACAGTTTAGAAGTTTCTTGAGAGTAGTCTACGGAGACGACCTCGCGAGTGATGAAGTAGACATTTCACCACTCTTCAACTCGTGGAGATATCCACTCACAGCGAGGTTTTTTCTGGCCAGGAGTGCCCAGATATTTTACACACTTCGTCAGTACGAGTCATCCACGGTATGTGTCGATTACCATCATGCTAAGTCGTCGACTCTTATCAGCTCTTTGGAGTACCCGTACCACGTTAAGGAAGTCAATGCAGCGTTAAAAGACGCTGCGATGTTCTGGTCTGGCAAGAGACAACCTCGAGGGACGGACTCGGAATTTAAATGCCAGAATTGTGATTACCGAAGTCGCTGCCCTGTGTTGAATAGGCAATCTCAGCAGTCTATTGGAGCACTAATATATCACGATCTACTAAGCTAG